The DNA window TCAAAATTAAAGGATTACAAAAATGCATTAAAAACACTTGAAAAAATCATTTTAGATTCCATTCAGAAAAAAAATACAATATATACTATAAAAGATAATAAAGAATATTTTCATTGGCTATTTGACAATACTTATGATGTACAAAACAGTTTGGAAGAAATCTTGAAAATAAAAATTTCACAAAATGATTCATGGGGAATGAATTCTAGTTACTCCCATCTATCTGATATTTATAAAGATAAAAATTCAGAAAAATCTTTAGTTTATGCAAAACAAATGTTGATTACTGCGACAAAAAATAAAAGTCCAGTAGATCGGTTAGAGGCTCTTGAAAAAATTCTAGTTGTTGATACCCCTAACAATGCTAAAAAATTATTCAATCAATATAAAATTTTATCAGATAGCATTCAACTTAGTAGGAACAATTACAGTAATCGCTTTGCTTATATCAAGTATGACAGTGAAAAAAGTAATGCTGATAATCAAAGGTTAAAAGCAGATAATTCTCAAAAGCAAAATAACATCTTACTCCTTTTGGTAGCCTTAATTTTTGCTATAATCATTATCATCTGGTTCCGTAAACGACAAATAAACTTAAAATTTGAAGTAAAAAATACAGCCCTCAAATATTCAAAAAAAGTTCACGATAAAGTTGCTAATAAAGTATATCACGTCATGTCAGAAGTAGAAAATACATCAAATATTGATAAAAATGAATTGTTAGATAAATTAGAAAACATCTATCATATTTCCCGTGATATATCTTATGAAGACAAAGATATTGCTATAGAAAAAGATTTTTCAAAACAACTCTCTCAAATGCTAAAATCTTATTCTTCAGATATTATTAAAGTTCCTATCATTGGAAATGAAGAAGAATTATGGAATGGGGCTTCAGAAACAGCCAAGATTGAAACTTTCTATATTCTTCAGGAGCTAATGACCAATATGAAAAAACACAGCAAAGCAGATCGTGTTATTATAGATTTTGAGCGAGAAAATAATATAATCACAATTGCTTATTCAGATAATGGAGTGGGAATGCATGGATATTCTCCCAAAAATGGTTTGAAGAATACGGAATCCCGTATAAATTCTATAGGAGGAACAATTAATTTTGAAACGACAACAGAAAAGGGATTAAAGATAAGCCTCTCATTCCCAGCCAAAAAATAAAATTATGTTTAAAAAAGTACTGATAGCCGAAGACTTTGAAAGTTTTAATATTTCCGTTCAAAAAGCAGTTGAAGAATTAAAAATTGAAACCATAGATAATGTACACTATTGTGATGATGCATGGATGAAAATAAAAAAAGGCATCCGGGAAAAAGATTATTATGACTTATTAATTACTGATCTCTCATTTGATACAGATCACCGGGAACAGCGTCTAACAAATGGACGAGAGCTAATTAACGCCGTAAAAGATGATGCTCCAAACATTAAAGTAATTACTTTTTCTATTGAAAGCAGGCCAGAAGTTATTGAGAATTTATTCACGATTCATCAAATCAATGGTTTTGTTTCCAAAGGAAGAGAAGATATAAAGGAGTTGAAAAAAGCGATAAAAGCTGTTTATAACAATGAAAAATATATTTCCTCTAATATAAAAGCTGCCATTAAAAATAAAAATGCTTATGATTTTACAAAGTTTGATAAAATACTTGTTTCCTTACTTTCTAAAGGAATGCTTCAAAAAAACATTCCTGACTATTTGAAGGAAAACAATATCAAACCATCTAGCCTTAGTAGTGTAGAAAAAACACTGAATAATCTTAAGGAATCACTGGGTGTCGCAAACAATGAACAATTAATTGCTCATTGTAAGGATTGGGGAATTATATAATCAAAATTTAAGACCTTTCGAGTAAATTCGAAAGGTCTTTTAATATTACGGGATCCCGTAAGGATTACCTCTTAAAGCGTTATACTTTTGGAGTATAAATAAAACTAAATAATGGACCTTAAAATAAAACTTGAACAACTACAGCAGAAAGTATCAGGATTAAAAGATCAAATTAGCACCGAAGAAGCTACTAAAAATGCTTTTGTAATGCCTTTTATACAGATTTTAGGTTATGATATTTTTAATCCTACCGAAGTTGTCCCCGAGCACGTTTGTGATATTGGAACCAAAAAAGGTGAAAAAGTAGACTATGTAATCAAAAATAATGACGAGCCTATTTTCATTATTGAATGTAAACACTGGAAAGAAAGTGCAGATGCCCACAATTCTCAACTTCATAGGTACTATCATGTATCCAAGACAAGGTTTGGAGTCCTTACAAACGGGATCATATATAACTTTTATACAGATCTTGAAAAACCTAATATTATGGATGAAAAACCTTTTTTTACCATCAATATTGAAGACTTAAAAGATAGCTCAATAAAAATACTCGAAAGCTTCACAAAAAAAGATTATAACCTGGAAAGTATTTTAGATTCTGCTGAAGCATTAAAATATATTAAGGCGATAAGAAAAGAATTCGAAAAAGAAATAGAAACTCCATCTGATGAAATTGTAAAGCTCTTAGTCAGCAGATTCTTTGAAAAGCCTATTACTGCAAACAGAATGATTTCTTTTAAAGAATACACTAAAAAAGCATTAACAACATCCATCAACGAATCTATCAGCTTCAGGCTTAAATCAGCATTAAATATCAATGAACAAATTGAAAAACAAGATGATGATGTAAAATCCGCGCAACCAATAGATGAAAATAATGAATCTAAAATCGTCACAACGGAGGAAGAGCTTGAGGGATTCCAGATTGTGAAAGCGATCATGCGTGAAAGAATTCCAGCAACACGAATCGCCTATAGAGATACCTTATCTTATTTTGGAATTCTCCTTGATGATAATAATAGAAAGCCACTATGTAGACTTCACTTTAATACGGCAAATAAATATATTGAAACATTTCACAATGGTAAAGATGCGGGTGAAAAAGTATTGCTAAGTGATTTAGATGACATCTATAAATTCAGAGAAGAACTTCACAAAACTTTAGAAAACTATTAAGCACTGTAATGAATACTTTTAAATAGATTAAACAATCATGAAAACCATTCTATAAATACTTACTTAAAAACCATCACTATGAAAAAACTACTTTTTACCAGCCTTTTAGGCCTGGGACTATTATTACCTGCTAACTTTTCAGCCACACCAAGCACGGTTTCTTTTGCGAAAGAATTAACCGGGAAAAAACCAAAAAAGAGCAAAAGCAGCAGAAAAAGTAAATCTACAAGCTCAAGATCTTCAAAATCATATTCATCATCCGGCAGTGGCGGATGCACTTATAATGGAAATCAATTATATGTAGGATCAAGAGGCGGTTGCTACTATTACTCAGGAAGCAGCAAGCAATATGTAGACAGATCTTATTGCTCAGGCTGCAGATAAAATTGGGACTGATAACCATGAAGCTCAGATAAAAAAACACTCCACATATAACCATTGAAAAAGGTATCCCTCATGAGATACCTTTTCTTTTATTTTCTAATCATTTCCGTGTGCGGAATGTCATCTTCCAGGTATTTTTTACCGGTATCTTCAAATCCGAATCCGCTGTAAAATCTCAACAGATAATCCTGTGCTGAAATCCTGATTTCAGAAGTGTGAAAACGGTTTTCAATAGTTTCCACAGCATATTGGATCAACAGTTTCCCTAAACTCTTACCTCTGGCTTGTTCCGTGGTCAAGACCCTTCCCAGAGACGTTTCATCATATTTTATTCCCTTATCAAAAACACGGCAATAGGCAAGAACCTGCCCGTCTTCCTCTGCCCAGATGTGAATTCCTTTCTGATCGTAATTATCCAGATCAGGATAAGGACAATTCTGTTCAATAACGAAAACATCTATACGGGCTTTCAATACTGCATACAGCTCAGGAACAGTAAATTCATCAAAGGTTTTAATCTTCCAAACAATATTACTCATCGAAACTTACACTATTATTTTTTAAAAAATCATTCGTTTTTTCTATAAAATCGAGAATATGATCTCCTCCTTCTTTCTTTTCTGCAGAGGTTACATATAGTTCAGGAAGATCTTCCCATGTTTTATGAAGCTCTGCTTTATAGTCTTCAACATTTTTAATAACCACATTAGGCTTTAGCTTATCTGCCTTTGTGAAAACAATTGAAAAAGGAACGCCACTTTCTCCGCACCATTGAATAAACTCAAGATCGATCTTTTGAGGACTGTGTCTCGAATCTACCAAAACAAAAAGATTCACCAGATTCCTCCTGTTAAGAATATAATTGGTAATCAGTTTTTCAAAATCCTTTCGCTGAACTTTTGAAACTTTTGCGTATCCATATCCGGGTAAATCGGTAAGGTACCAACTCTCATTCACCAAAAAATGATTGATCAGCTGAGTTTTCCCGGGAGTTCCCGAAGTTTTAGCCAAATCTTTATGGTTCATCATGGCATTGATCAATGATGACTTTCCTACATTAGATCTTCCGATAAAAGCATATTCGGGAATATTTGGTTCAGGACATTCCTGCCATTTTCCACTACTCTTTACAAACTCTGCTGTCTTAATAACCATTTTTGAATATATTTTAGAAAAATAAACCATTAAGAAAAGCTCCTAATGGTTATTTGTTATTTATTTTAAACTTTATCTTTTATCCAGTTGAAAAGGATTTCATTAAATTCATCCGGCTTTTCCATCATGGCAGCATGGCCACAATGATCAATCCAGAAAAGATCCGAATTCGGGATAAATTTATGCATATCTTCCGCAACTTCCGGAGGAGTTACATTATCCTGTTTCCCCCAGATCAAACAAGTGGGAGTCAAAATCTTAGGAAGATCGTTTATCATATTGTGCTTAATTGCACTTCTTGCCAACATTACTGTTTTTATTCCTTTCATTCTGTCATTCACCACTCCAAAAACTTCATCTACAAGATCTTCGGTAGCAACCTTAGGGTCATAAAAAACCTCTTCTGTTTTCTTCCTGATATAAGATCTGTCGTTCTTTCTCGGAAAACTATCACCGAAAGTTCTCTCATATAATCCTGAACTTCCTGTCAACACAAGATTCTTTACAAGATCCGGTCTTGCCAAAGTTAAGATAAGCCCCACGTGACCTCCCATTGAGTTTCCTACAATGCTCACAGGTCCGGAAATATGGCTCTCTATAAACTTGATAATATATTTTGCTAAAGTGGTAAGATTGGTATTGAGTACCGGCAAATCGTAAATCGGTAGCTGAGGAACATATACCTTATATCCTCTTTCCGAAAAAAAATCTACCATTTTATCGAAATTACTCAAACCACCCATTAACCCGTGCAACAGCACTAATGGATGTCCTTCTCCTGCTTCTACATAGGAATATTTCTTTTCTTTTTTTGTACTAAATATCATAAGTCGCCTTAATAAAGCCCTGCAAAAATACAAATTAAACCTCAAAAATATTTTGATTATCCTAATTTAAGATAAAAATAATACAATATTCTGCTTTTTAACTTTTTTTTTAAAAACCTCTTTATTATGGCTTAAATAGTACTTTTTACAACTTACAACATATCAGCATTTTACATTCTTGAAATCAAATCTTTAATAAAACTTATTAACATTGAGTCAAAAAGTGGGAAAAAGTGGGAAATTTTGGAAATTATTATATAAATTTGTCCCAAATGAAAAATTTCATTGGGACATATGAGTGTAAAATTGACGACAAAGGCCGCTTAAAAGTTCCTTCATCTTTAATTAAACAGATGGAAAACTTCGAAGACAAGGCATTTGTAGTCAAAAGATCTGTGTTCCAACCTTGTCTGGAAGTTTATCCTATGAATGCATGGGACAAACTGATGGGCAAAATTAATAAACTGAACAGGTTCATAAAAAAGAATGCTGATTTCATACGAATGTTTACGGCAGGAGTAAAAACAGTAGAATTGGATAATGCAGGAAGACTACAAATTTCCAAAGACCTGACGCTTTTTGCAAATCTTCAGAAAGATATTGTGATCACAAGCGCAGGAGAACTCTTTGAAATTTGGGATAAAGAAGCCTATGAAAAGGTAATTGCCACCAATGAAACTGATTTTGCAAGCCTGGCCGAAGATGTGATGGGCTCTTTCGATGAAGAATAACTGTTGAAGGTTATTAAGAATATATTGTAAATAAAAAACACAACTAAGCATGTACCATAACCCCGTTTTGTTAAAACAGAGTGTTGATGATTTGGTGACGAATCCTGACGGAATATACGTGGATTGCACCTTTGGTGGTGGCGGTCACTCAAGGGAAATACTAAGCAGACTGTCTGATAAAGGAAGATTGTTCAGCTTTGACCAGGATCTGGATGCGCTTAAAAATACAATTGATGATGCAAGGTTTACATTAATCAACCAGAATTTCAGATTTCTTGAAAATTCTTTGTTAATGTACGGAGCACCTCAGGTTGATGGTATTCTGGCCGACTTAGGAGTGTCTTCTCACCAGTTTGACGAAGCAGACAGAGGCTTTTCCACAAGAAGCAACGCTCCGCTAGACATGAGAATGAATGTAATGCAAGGTCTTGATGCTAAAAGAGTAATTAATGACTATGACGAAGCACAGCTTGCAGATATTTTTTATTATTACGGTGAACTAAGAGAAGCAAGAAAACTGGCAAGAGAAATCGTTCATCAGAGAAAAACAAAAAGTATAGATACTACTGAGGATTTAAAAAAGCTTTTCAGCTATATCCCTCCTCATAAGGTTAATAAATTCTATGCCCAGCTTTTTCAGGCCATAAGAATTGAAGTAAACCAGGAACTTGAAGTATTAAAAGAAATGCTGGTTCAGGCTTACAACGTTTTAAAACCGGAAGGAAGATTAGTAGTGATCTCTTACCACTCTTTAGAAGACCGATTGGTAAAAAGATTTCTGAAAAACGGAATGTTCGAAGGAGAACCGGAAAGAGACATCTACGGAAATTATAAAAAAGCGTTTGAATTGCTCAAAACCAAAGCGATTATCCCGGATGACCAGGAAATCGAAGATAATTCCAGAGCAAGAAGCGCCAAAATGAGAACAGGAATAAAAGTATAAATGATAACTCATAAGTGATAAGCGATATCAATTATCTTTTATCATTAATCAATTACAAACAAAGCTTTGGCAAAGAGAACAACAAATCGCCCACAGAAGAAACTCACTTTTATAGACATTATAAAAGGGAATTTTCTCAACCGCGATGAGATCAAAATACATTACAAGTATTTCCTCCTGTTGTTTGTCTTGATGATGGCTATGATTTACAGCAACCATCTCGTCAACAAGAAAATTAAAATTGTTAATGCTTTAAAAGAAGAAACAGAAGAATACAAATCGAGAAACGCTTACGCCCAGAGTAAGCTGATCAAAGTGAAAATGGAATCAGAACTGGGGAAAGAGGTTGCAAGGGACTCATTAATGACCCTCGAAAACCATCCCCATAAATTGCTAATAAAACTGGACAGTACAGATGCAAAAGCAAAATGAATACGACAATAAACGTAAAAAAACGTTAAGATGGGGCTACCTCTTCGCAGTGGTAGCTTTGTGCGTGTTTGTAATGTTCTTGGCAAGGATTGTAATCCTTCAAAACACCAATGTCCAGGAGATTAAAGACGATTACATTAATAAAAATTACCGCGAAGCCACTCTAAAGGCTGCCCGTGGTAACCTCTTCGCCTCAGACGGATCCATCCTCGCTACAACCGTAATGCGTTACGACATTTACCTGGATTTCAAAACCATGAAAGATACCGTTTACAGCAACGGCATCGGAGCATTGACAGATTCTCTAAGCAAAATGTTCGGAAAATCCAGAGGAGAATTCAGACAGAAGTTTGACGAGCAAAAGAAAAAGAAAAATCAATACTATACCCTGGTAAAAGGCCTTGATTTTGACCAATACGACAGAATCAGACAATTCCCTATCTTCAAAAGAGGTAAAAATAA is part of the Chryseobacterium lactis genome and encodes:
- the rsmH gene encoding 16S rRNA (cytosine(1402)-N(4))-methyltransferase RsmH, giving the protein MYHNPVLLKQSVDDLVTNPDGIYVDCTFGGGGHSREILSRLSDKGRLFSFDQDLDALKNTIDDARFTLINQNFRFLENSLLMYGAPQVDGILADLGVSSHQFDEADRGFSTRSNAPLDMRMNVMQGLDAKRVINDYDEAQLADIFYYYGELREARKLAREIVHQRKTKSIDTTEDLKKLFSYIPPHKVNKFYAQLFQAIRIEVNQELEVLKEMLVQAYNVLKPEGRLVVISYHSLEDRLVKRFLKNGMFEGEPERDIYGNYKKAFELLKTKAIIPDDQEIEDNSRARSAKMRTGIKV
- the yihA gene encoding ribosome biogenesis GTP-binding protein YihA/YsxC yields the protein MVIKTAEFVKSSGKWQECPEPNIPEYAFIGRSNVGKSSLINAMMNHKDLAKTSGTPGKTQLINHFLVNESWYLTDLPGYGYAKVSKVQRKDFEKLITNYILNRRNLVNLFVLVDSRHSPQKIDLEFIQWCGESGVPFSIVFTKADKLKPNVVIKNVEDYKAELHKTWEDLPELYVTSAEKKEGGDHILDFIEKTNDFLKNNSVSFDE
- the mraZ gene encoding division/cell wall cluster transcriptional repressor MraZ translates to MKNFIGTYECKIDDKGRLKVPSSLIKQMENFEDKAFVVKRSVFQPCLEVYPMNAWDKLMGKINKLNRFIKKNADFIRMFTAGVKTVELDNAGRLQISKDLTLFANLQKDIVITSAGELFEIWDKEAYEKVIATNETDFASLAEDVMGSFDEE
- a CDS encoding alpha/beta fold hydrolase → MIFSTKKEKKYSYVEAGEGHPLVLLHGLMGGLSNFDKMVDFFSERGYKVYVPQLPIYDLPVLNTNLTTLAKYIIKFIESHISGPVSIVGNSMGGHVGLILTLARPDLVKNLVLTGSSGLYERTFGDSFPRKNDRSYIRKKTEEVFYDPKVATEDLVDEVFGVVNDRMKGIKTVMLARSAIKHNMINDLPKILTPTCLIWGKQDNVTPPEVAEDMHKFIPNSDLFWIDHCGHAAMMEKPDEFNEILFNWIKDKV
- a CDS encoding GNAT family N-acetyltransferase, encoding MSNIVWKIKTFDEFTVPELYAVLKARIDVFVIEQNCPYPDLDNYDQKGIHIWAEEDGQVLAYCRVFDKGIKYDETSLGRVLTTEQARGKSLGKLLIQYAVETIENRFHTSEIRISAQDYLLRFYSGFGFEDTGKKYLEDDIPHTEMIRK
- a CDS encoding type I restriction endonuclease — protein: MDLKIKLEQLQQKVSGLKDQISTEEATKNAFVMPFIQILGYDIFNPTEVVPEHVCDIGTKKGEKVDYVIKNNDEPIFIIECKHWKESADAHNSQLHRYYHVSKTRFGVLTNGIIYNFYTDLEKPNIMDEKPFFTINIEDLKDSSIKILESFTKKDYNLESILDSAEALKYIKAIRKEFEKEIETPSDEIVKLLVSRFFEKPITANRMISFKEYTKKALTTSINESISFRLKSALNINEQIEKQDDDVKSAQPIDENNESKIVTTEEELEGFQIVKAIMRERIPATRIAYRDTLSYFGILLDDNNRKPLCRLHFNTANKYIETFHNGKDAGEKVLLSDLDDIYKFREELHKTLENY
- a CDS encoding FtsL-like putative cell division protein translates to MAKRTTNRPQKKLTFIDIIKGNFLNRDEIKIHYKYFLLLFVLMMAMIYSNHLVNKKIKIVNALKEETEEYKSRNAYAQSKLIKVKMESELGKEVARDSLMTLENHPHKLLIKLDSTDAKAK
- a CDS encoding helix-turn-helix domain-containing protein; translation: MFKKVLIAEDFESFNISVQKAVEELKIETIDNVHYCDDAWMKIKKGIREKDYYDLLITDLSFDTDHREQRLTNGRELINAVKDDAPNIKVITFSIESRPEVIENLFTIHQINGFVSKGREDIKELKKAIKAVYNNEKYISSNIKAAIKNKNAYDFTKFDKILVSLLSKGMLQKNIPDYLKENNIKPSSLSSVEKTLNNLKESLGVANNEQLIAHCKDWGII
- a CDS encoding tetratricopeptide repeat-containing sensor histidine kinase, whose translation is MARFIFFLILLSCISCKKHKITNENTEIGDTFYTKGSELFQRNDIEAYKNFQKAISYYKLSHDSSNISKALIFQANIQNNKGDYMGAEETLVEALTYMKENDSSFYSLYGTMANIKFDQKEYKEAIKWSDKTLSESNIEYDTKARLLNNKAVAFSKLKDYKNALKTLEKIILDSIQKKNTIYTIKDNKEYFHWLFDNTYDVQNSLEEILKIKISQNDSWGMNSSYSHLSDIYKDKNSEKSLVYAKQMLITATKNKSPVDRLEALEKILVVDTPNNAKKLFNQYKILSDSIQLSRNNYSNRFAYIKYDSEKSNADNQRLKADNSQKQNNILLLLVALIFAIIIIIWFRKRQINLKFEVKNTALKYSKKVHDKVANKVYHVMSEVENTSNIDKNELLDKLENIYHISRDISYEDKDIAIEKDFSKQLSQMLKSYSSDIIKVPIIGNEEELWNGASETAKIETFYILQELMTNMKKHSKADRVIIDFERENNIITIAYSDNGVGMHGYSPKNGLKNTESRINSIGGTINFETTTEKGLKISLSFPAKK